The proteins below are encoded in one region of Fimbriimonadaceae bacterium:
- a CDS encoding S41 family peptidase, producing the protein MSNVFRLVAVVFVALVAFASGFSMRDVLAGRAPSTSALQNLMTGQARPKETPVEVFQSHFSKIKTNYQREIPNDNLRYYAMGGMFASLGDPHTSFLPPVDAENLKLETKGDFVGIGARLSPDPLGAKIATVFRNAPAEKAGLKIGDTIIQVDNKETAGMETDEIVSLIRGKEGTKVEIRLTRIGQAEPITVQIVRAVVEIPTAEGRILKGTDIGYIAISQFAETTTDQFDQALDEIIGAKPKGLVIDLRGNPGGLLDSAAKLLARFVPGKPVVKMRGRGGNEQFVGAPFFEPKKLTFPIAVLVNEESASAAEIFSGVMQEYKKATVVGQHSYGKASVQNVFALIDGSSAKITIARYYLPSGTDISRVLDEGGEYVRGGIKPDVQAKLVLDSQTLIGDPEHDSQLQKAVEVVRSKGG; encoded by the coding sequence GCCCTCGACGAGCGCCCTGCAAAACCTGATGACCGGCCAAGCAAGGCCGAAGGAGACCCCCGTCGAGGTCTTCCAATCGCACTTCTCGAAGATCAAGACGAACTATCAGCGGGAGATCCCCAACGATAACCTTCGCTACTACGCGATGGGCGGCATGTTCGCCAGCCTCGGCGATCCCCACACTTCTTTCCTACCTCCCGTCGACGCCGAAAACCTAAAGCTTGAGACGAAAGGCGACTTTGTCGGCATTGGCGCGCGGCTTTCGCCCGACCCCTTAGGGGCTAAGATCGCGACCGTCTTTCGCAATGCCCCCGCTGAAAAGGCCGGCCTAAAGATCGGCGACACGATCATCCAAGTCGATAACAAAGAAACGGCAGGGATGGAGACCGACGAGATCGTCTCCTTGATTCGCGGTAAAGAAGGTACGAAAGTCGAGATTCGTCTCACACGGATCGGCCAAGCTGAACCGATAACCGTCCAGATCGTGCGGGCCGTCGTGGAAATCCCGACCGCAGAAGGGCGCATTTTGAAGGGCACGGATATTGGCTATATCGCAATTAGCCAGTTCGCCGAGACCACGACCGACCAGTTCGACCAAGCCTTGGACGAGATTATCGGCGCAAAACCGAAGGGTTTGGTCATTGACCTACGCGGAAACCCTGGTGGTCTTCTAGACTCGGCCGCTAAGCTTCTCGCCCGGTTTGTGCCGGGCAAACCGGTCGTTAAAATGCGCGGACGAGGGGGCAACGAGCAGTTCGTCGGAGCCCCGTTCTTCGAGCCCAAAAAGCTCACCTTCCCGATAGCCGTCTTGGTCAACGAAGAATCGGCGAGCGCCGCCGAGATCTTCAGCGGAGTGATGCAGGAATATAAGAAGGCGACCGTCGTCGGGCAGCATAGCTATGGCAAGGCCTCCGTCCAGAACGTGTTCGCGCTGATCGACGGGTCCAGCGCCAAGATCACGATCGCGCGCTATTACCTTCCCTCTGGGACCGATATCAGCCGTGTCCTTGACGAAGGGGGCGAATATGTTCGAGGTGGCATTAAGCCCGATGTCCAGGCGAAGCTTGTGCTGGATTCCCAGACCTTAATCGGTGATCCAGAGCACGACTCCCAGCTCCAGAAAGCCGTAGAGGTCGTCCGGTCCAAAGGCGGTTAA
- a CDS encoding ABC transporter permease, whose translation MWTSVVYLVLLVLFAIFGPHIRHKPNDPVGAPLQGPSAQFLLGTDEQGRDILARLAAGAQTSLFVGFSVQVIALFVGIVVGVLGVFTRGWVSIPLMRLTDAMFAFPDILLAILIIGVFGMGLLPVIAALAVTAWPSVARLVRTQAASLKDREFFVASKALGAPGPYLVWKHVLPHLWGILSAVAMVDLAGTILAESALSFLGIGVQAPDASWGSMINTGRSYLQSDPLYIFWPCLLLSLTIFALNFVGDGIRNAVDPKAV comes from the coding sequence ATGTGGACGAGCGTCGTCTATCTTGTCCTGTTGGTGTTGTTCGCCATCTTTGGCCCGCACATCCGCCACAAACCTAACGATCCGGTCGGTGCCCCGCTTCAGGGGCCTTCCGCACAGTTCTTGTTAGGCACAGACGAGCAGGGAAGGGACATCCTGGCACGGCTGGCGGCCGGCGCGCAGACCTCGCTGTTCGTCGGGTTTTCTGTACAAGTCATCGCCCTGTTCGTCGGGATTGTCGTCGGCGTGCTCGGGGTCTTTACTCGCGGCTGGGTCTCGATCCCGCTTATGCGTTTGACCGACGCGATGTTCGCGTTCCCCGACATCCTCTTAGCGATTCTCATCATTGGCGTTTTCGGCATGGGTTTGTTGCCCGTGATCGCAGCTTTGGCGGTCACGGCCTGGCCGTCGGTGGCGCGCCTTGTGCGGACGCAGGCGGCGTCGCTGAAAGACCGGGAGTTCTTCGTGGCCTCAAAGGCTCTGGGCGCACCGGGCCCATACCTGGTTTGGAAGCACGTCTTACCGCACCTTTGGGGAATTCTCTCGGCGGTCGCGATGGTGGACCTTGCCGGCACGATTCTGGCGGAAAGCGCTCTCTCATTCCTAGGGATCGGCGTGCAGGCCCCTGACGCGAGCTGGGGCAGCATGATCAATACGGGAAGGTCGTACTTACAGTCAGACCCGCTCTATATTTTCTGGCCTTGCCTACTGCTTTCACTCACCATTTTCGCCCTCAACTTTGTTGGGGACGGCATCCGTAACGCCGTGGATCCGAAGGCGGTTTAA